The Xenopus tropicalis strain Nigerian chromosome 7, UCB_Xtro_10.0, whole genome shotgun sequence genome includes a region encoding these proteins:
- the LOC100489755 gene encoding adenosine receptor A2b-like yields MEHNIPFIFLEIILALSIVSMNVLVCATVYLHKELRTVTNFLIVSLAAADIGVGAVAIPFSIVLSMEYTLCFYTCIFITCFPLVTTQFSILLLLLIAINAHLKIRLPNSYSLHVTNVRVFLAVVLCLLLSCLIALSPMMGWNQFQQYVNGNRSLQNLASERSMVGYPRPSPVIDLSGAYFSHKEADNNSGIQGEHLGCCSLTAVFSPEYLVYFVFFGCTLLPLFIMLAIYGNIFRVARSHLRSAKRWEAHMACTLLLLVGMFCLCWIPLNVINSLRLLCWSCSIPVNLIHVAVIFSHMNSFANPLVYAMRKKDFGGALRSVCLDLLTCWSPVKACCRKTKVHPQNG; encoded by the exons ATGGAACACAACATCCCCTTCATTTTTCTGGAGATAATTCTTGCCCTGAGCATCGTCTCTATGAATGTCCTGGTTTGTGCCACTGTCTATCTTCACAAGGAGCTGAGGACCGTCACCAATTTCCTCATTGTGAGCTTGGCAGCGGCGGACATTGGAGTTGGCGCAGTCGCCATCCCATTCTCCATTGTGCTGAGCATGGAATACACACTCTGTTTCTACACCTGCATCTTCATCACTTGCTTTCCTCTGGTTACAACTCAGTTCTCCATCCTACTCCTCCTGCTAATCGCCATCAATGCCCATCTAAAGATCCGACTCCCAAACAG CTACAGCCTGCATGTAACAAATGTCCGTGTGTTTCTAGCAGTTGTGCTTTGCCTGCTCCTCTCGTGCCTTATCGCTTTATCTCCAATGATGGGATGGAACCAATTCCAGCAGTATGTCAATGGCAACAGATCCTTGCAGAACCTTGCATCGGAGAGGTCCATGGTGGGATACCCTAGGCCCAGTCCTGTGATAGACCTTTCAGGTGCCTACTTCAGCCACAAAGAGGCTGATAACAACAGTGGAATCCAAGGAGAGCACCTAGGTTGTTGCTCTCTCACAGCTGTTTTCAGCCCAGAGTACCtggtttattttgtatttttcggATGCACTCTGCTGCCCCTTTTTATCATGCTTGCTATCTATGGTAACATCTTTAGAGTTGCTCGAAGCCACCTGAGATCAGCCAAGCGCTGGGAAGCGCACATGGCCTGCACACTTCTCCTCCTGGTTGGCATGTTCTGCCTGTGTTGGATACCGCTGAACGTCATCAATAGCTTGAGGCTCCTGTGCTGGTCCTGCTCCATTCCTGTAAATCTAATACACGTAGCTGTTATCTTCTCCCACATGAATTCATTTGCAAACCCACTTGTTTACGCTATGAGGAAGAAAGACTTCGGGGGGGCCCTGAGGTCTGTTTGCCTGGATTTGCTCACCTGCTGGTCCCCAGTTAAGGCATGCTGTCGCAAAACAAAGGTCCACCCTCAAAATGGGTGA